A region from the Hippoglossus hippoglossus isolate fHipHip1 chromosome 18, fHipHip1.pri, whole genome shotgun sequence genome encodes:
- the peli3 gene encoding E3 ubiquitin-protein ligase pellino homolog 1 isoform X1 produces the protein MSSEPQLWPVGMVLEGSSEALCPPPSLELRPSCNKSQSSPPLSTSSQPHDGVFPEDKEPVKYGELIVLGHNGSLANGDKGRRRSRLALYKRPKANGVKPDVIHNVSTPLVSKALSNKSQHSISYTLSRSHSVIVEYTHDTNTDMFQIGRSTESMIDFVVTDTAGSGSSQGGGAGGEGGGGGQSAQSTISRYACRIMCERSAPYTARIYAAGFDSSKNIFLGERAAKWRTSDGLMDGLTTNGVLVMHPAGEFVSEPAPGVWREISVCGNVFALRETRSAQQRGKLVENESNTLQDGSLIDLCGATLLWRTPAGLRHTPTLKQLESLRQELNAARPQCPVGFNTLAFPSLAQREIVDKKQPWVYVNCGHVHGYHNWGYRKEKGPAGPGGTAPASTGERECPMCRRVGPYVPLWLGCEGGLYLDNGPPTHAFCPCGHVCSEKTVVGWSQIPLPHGTHAFHAACPFCGTWLTGEQGHIKLIFQGPVD, from the exons ATGAG CAGCGAGCCCCAGTTGTGGCCGGTGGGCATGGTTTTGGAGGGCAGCTCAGAGGCGCTGTGTCCCCCCCCATCTCTGGAGCTGCGCCCATCCTGCAACAAGAGCCAGTCCTCGCCTCCTCTGAGCACAAGCTCACAACCCCACGACGGAGTCTTCCCTGAGGACAAGGAGCCCGTCAAGTACGGCGAGCTCATCGTCTTAGG GCACAATGGTTCACTGGCCAATGGAGACAAGGGTCGTAGAAGAAGTCGTCTGGCCCTTTACAAGAGACCCAAAGCCAATGGGGTCAAACCTGATGTTATCCACAATGTCTCAACACCTCTGGTGTCAAAG GCACTCAGCAACAAAAGCCAGCACAGCATCTCCTACACACTGTCGCGGAGCCACTCTGTCATTGTGGAGTACACCCATGACACCAACACAGACATGTTTCAG ATTGGCCGGTCCACAGAGAGCATGATCGACTTCGTGGTGACGGACACGgcaggcagcggcagcagccagGGCGGTGGTGCGGGAGGGGAGGGTGGCGGTGGAGGACAGTCAGCTCAGAGCACCATCTCCCGCTACGCATGTCGCATCATGTGCGAACGCAGCGCTCCCTACACAGCCCGCATCTATGCTGCCGGCTTCGACTCCTCCAAGAACATCTTCCTGGGG GAGCGGGCAGCCAAATGGAGGACGTCGGATGGCTTGATGGATGGCCTCACCACCAATGGGGTGCTGGTGATGCACCCAGCAGGGGAGTTTGTGTCTGAGCCGGCTCCAGGCGTCTGGAGGGAAATCTCAGTGTGTGGCAACGTCTTTGCCCTGAGAGAGACGCGCTCTGcccagcagagaggaaaactg GTTGAAAATGAGTCCAATACCTTACAGGACGGTTCACTGATTGATCTGTGTGGGGCCACCCTGCTATGGAGGACCCCCGCCGGACTGCGCCACACCCCCACTCTCAAACAACTGGAGTCCCTTCGCCAGGAGCTAAATGCTGCCCGACCACAGTGCCCCGTGGGTTTCAACACCCTGGCCTTTCCCAGCCTGGCCCAGCGTGAGATTGTTGACAAAAAGCAGCCCTGGGTCTACGTTAACTGTGGCCATGTGCATGGCTACCACAACTGGGGCTACCGCAAGGAGAAGGGCCCAGCCGGCCCCGGGGGCACGGCGCCGGCCAGCACTGGGGAGAGGGAGTGCCCCATGTGCCGGCGAGTGGGCCCCTATGTGCCACTGTGGCTGGGCTGTGAGGGAGGATTGTACCTGGACAACGGGCCGCCCACTCATGCTTTCTGCCCCTGTGGCCATGTATGCTCAGAAAAGACAGTGGTGGGGTGGAGCCAGATCCCATTACCCCATGGCACCCATGCCTTCCACGCTGCCTGCCCCTTCTGTGGCACCTGGTTGACAGGGGAGCAGGGCCACATCAAACTCATCTTCCAAGGCCCTGTCGACTGA
- the peli3 gene encoding E3 ubiquitin-protein ligase pellino homolog 1 isoform X2 — translation MSEPQLWPVGMVLEGSSEALCPPPSLELRPSCNKSQSSPPLSTSSQPHDGVFPEDKEPVKYGELIVLGHNGSLANGDKGRRRSRLALYKRPKANGVKPDVIHNVSTPLVSKALSNKSQHSISYTLSRSHSVIVEYTHDTNTDMFQIGRSTESMIDFVVTDTAGSGSSQGGGAGGEGGGGGQSAQSTISRYACRIMCERSAPYTARIYAAGFDSSKNIFLGERAAKWRTSDGLMDGLTTNGVLVMHPAGEFVSEPAPGVWREISVCGNVFALRETRSAQQRGKLVENESNTLQDGSLIDLCGATLLWRTPAGLRHTPTLKQLESLRQELNAARPQCPVGFNTLAFPSLAQREIVDKKQPWVYVNCGHVHGYHNWGYRKEKGPAGPGGTAPASTGERECPMCRRVGPYVPLWLGCEGGLYLDNGPPTHAFCPCGHVCSEKTVVGWSQIPLPHGTHAFHAACPFCGTWLTGEQGHIKLIFQGPVD, via the exons ATGAG CGAGCCCCAGTTGTGGCCGGTGGGCATGGTTTTGGAGGGCAGCTCAGAGGCGCTGTGTCCCCCCCCATCTCTGGAGCTGCGCCCATCCTGCAACAAGAGCCAGTCCTCGCCTCCTCTGAGCACAAGCTCACAACCCCACGACGGAGTCTTCCCTGAGGACAAGGAGCCCGTCAAGTACGGCGAGCTCATCGTCTTAGG GCACAATGGTTCACTGGCCAATGGAGACAAGGGTCGTAGAAGAAGTCGTCTGGCCCTTTACAAGAGACCCAAAGCCAATGGGGTCAAACCTGATGTTATCCACAATGTCTCAACACCTCTGGTGTCAAAG GCACTCAGCAACAAAAGCCAGCACAGCATCTCCTACACACTGTCGCGGAGCCACTCTGTCATTGTGGAGTACACCCATGACACCAACACAGACATGTTTCAG ATTGGCCGGTCCACAGAGAGCATGATCGACTTCGTGGTGACGGACACGgcaggcagcggcagcagccagGGCGGTGGTGCGGGAGGGGAGGGTGGCGGTGGAGGACAGTCAGCTCAGAGCACCATCTCCCGCTACGCATGTCGCATCATGTGCGAACGCAGCGCTCCCTACACAGCCCGCATCTATGCTGCCGGCTTCGACTCCTCCAAGAACATCTTCCTGGGG GAGCGGGCAGCCAAATGGAGGACGTCGGATGGCTTGATGGATGGCCTCACCACCAATGGGGTGCTGGTGATGCACCCAGCAGGGGAGTTTGTGTCTGAGCCGGCTCCAGGCGTCTGGAGGGAAATCTCAGTGTGTGGCAACGTCTTTGCCCTGAGAGAGACGCGCTCTGcccagcagagaggaaaactg GTTGAAAATGAGTCCAATACCTTACAGGACGGTTCACTGATTGATCTGTGTGGGGCCACCCTGCTATGGAGGACCCCCGCCGGACTGCGCCACACCCCCACTCTCAAACAACTGGAGTCCCTTCGCCAGGAGCTAAATGCTGCCCGACCACAGTGCCCCGTGGGTTTCAACACCCTGGCCTTTCCCAGCCTGGCCCAGCGTGAGATTGTTGACAAAAAGCAGCCCTGGGTCTACGTTAACTGTGGCCATGTGCATGGCTACCACAACTGGGGCTACCGCAAGGAGAAGGGCCCAGCCGGCCCCGGGGGCACGGCGCCGGCCAGCACTGGGGAGAGGGAGTGCCCCATGTGCCGGCGAGTGGGCCCCTATGTGCCACTGTGGCTGGGCTGTGAGGGAGGATTGTACCTGGACAACGGGCCGCCCACTCATGCTTTCTGCCCCTGTGGCCATGTATGCTCAGAAAAGACAGTGGTGGGGTGGAGCCAGATCCCATTACCCCATGGCACCCATGCCTTCCACGCTGCCTGCCCCTTCTGTGGCACCTGGTTGACAGGGGAGCAGGGCCACATCAAACTCATCTTCCAAGGCCCTGTCGACTGA
- the peli3 gene encoding E3 ubiquitin-protein ligase pellino homolog 1 isoform X3: MVLEGSSEALCPPPSLELRPSCNKSQSSPPLSTSSQPHDGVFPEDKEPVKYGELIVLGHNGSLANGDKGRRRSRLALYKRPKANGVKPDVIHNVSTPLVSKALSNKSQHSISYTLSRSHSVIVEYTHDTNTDMFQIGRSTESMIDFVVTDTAGSGSSQGGGAGGEGGGGGQSAQSTISRYACRIMCERSAPYTARIYAAGFDSSKNIFLGERAAKWRTSDGLMDGLTTNGVLVMHPAGEFVSEPAPGVWREISVCGNVFALRETRSAQQRGKLVENESNTLQDGSLIDLCGATLLWRTPAGLRHTPTLKQLESLRQELNAARPQCPVGFNTLAFPSLAQREIVDKKQPWVYVNCGHVHGYHNWGYRKEKGPAGPGGTAPASTGERECPMCRRVGPYVPLWLGCEGGLYLDNGPPTHAFCPCGHVCSEKTVVGWSQIPLPHGTHAFHAACPFCGTWLTGEQGHIKLIFQGPVD, from the exons ATGGTTTTGGAGGGCAGCTCAGAGGCGCTGTGTCCCCCCCCATCTCTGGAGCTGCGCCCATCCTGCAACAAGAGCCAGTCCTCGCCTCCTCTGAGCACAAGCTCACAACCCCACGACGGAGTCTTCCCTGAGGACAAGGAGCCCGTCAAGTACGGCGAGCTCATCGTCTTAGG GCACAATGGTTCACTGGCCAATGGAGACAAGGGTCGTAGAAGAAGTCGTCTGGCCCTTTACAAGAGACCCAAAGCCAATGGGGTCAAACCTGATGTTATCCACAATGTCTCAACACCTCTGGTGTCAAAG GCACTCAGCAACAAAAGCCAGCACAGCATCTCCTACACACTGTCGCGGAGCCACTCTGTCATTGTGGAGTACACCCATGACACCAACACAGACATGTTTCAG ATTGGCCGGTCCACAGAGAGCATGATCGACTTCGTGGTGACGGACACGgcaggcagcggcagcagccagGGCGGTGGTGCGGGAGGGGAGGGTGGCGGTGGAGGACAGTCAGCTCAGAGCACCATCTCCCGCTACGCATGTCGCATCATGTGCGAACGCAGCGCTCCCTACACAGCCCGCATCTATGCTGCCGGCTTCGACTCCTCCAAGAACATCTTCCTGGGG GAGCGGGCAGCCAAATGGAGGACGTCGGATGGCTTGATGGATGGCCTCACCACCAATGGGGTGCTGGTGATGCACCCAGCAGGGGAGTTTGTGTCTGAGCCGGCTCCAGGCGTCTGGAGGGAAATCTCAGTGTGTGGCAACGTCTTTGCCCTGAGAGAGACGCGCTCTGcccagcagagaggaaaactg GTTGAAAATGAGTCCAATACCTTACAGGACGGTTCACTGATTGATCTGTGTGGGGCCACCCTGCTATGGAGGACCCCCGCCGGACTGCGCCACACCCCCACTCTCAAACAACTGGAGTCCCTTCGCCAGGAGCTAAATGCTGCCCGACCACAGTGCCCCGTGGGTTTCAACACCCTGGCCTTTCCCAGCCTGGCCCAGCGTGAGATTGTTGACAAAAAGCAGCCCTGGGTCTACGTTAACTGTGGCCATGTGCATGGCTACCACAACTGGGGCTACCGCAAGGAGAAGGGCCCAGCCGGCCCCGGGGGCACGGCGCCGGCCAGCACTGGGGAGAGGGAGTGCCCCATGTGCCGGCGAGTGGGCCCCTATGTGCCACTGTGGCTGGGCTGTGAGGGAGGATTGTACCTGGACAACGGGCCGCCCACTCATGCTTTCTGCCCCTGTGGCCATGTATGCTCAGAAAAGACAGTGGTGGGGTGGAGCCAGATCCCATTACCCCATGGCACCCATGCCTTCCACGCTGCCTGCCCCTTCTGTGGCACCTGGTTGACAGGGGAGCAGGGCCACATCAAACTCATCTTCCAAGGCCCTGTCGACTGA